The following proteins are encoded in a genomic region of Clarias gariepinus isolate MV-2021 ecotype Netherlands chromosome 12, CGAR_prim_01v2, whole genome shotgun sequence:
- the ascl1a gene encoding achaete-scute homolog 1a, with the protein MDIASKMDLSVEQAQFVAPACFFATAASQSLSPSESTGKSASKQAKRQRSSSPELLRCKRRLSFAGFGYTLPQQQPHAVARRNERERNRVKLVNNGFATLREHVPNGAANKKMSKVETLRSAVEYIRALQQLLDEHDAVSAAFQSGVLSPSVAHSYSNDMNSMAGSPVSSYSSDEGSYDPLSPEEQELLDFTNWF; encoded by the coding sequence ATGGACATCGCATCCAAGATGGACCTAAGCGTGGAGCAGGCTCAGTTCGTAGCCCCGGCGTGCTTCTTCGCCACCGCCGCGTCCCAGAGCCTGAGCCCGAGCGAGAGCACCGGCAAGTCGGCGTCCAAGCAAGCCAAGAGGCAGCGCTCGTCCTCGCCGGAGCTGCTGCGCTGCAAGCGGCGCCTGAGCTTCGCGGGCTTCGGCTACACACTGCCGCAGCAGCAGCCGCACGCCGTGGCGCGGCGCAACGAGCGCGAGCGCAACCGCGTCAAGCTGGTCAACAACGGCTTCGCGACGCTGCGCGAGCACGTGCCGAACGGCGCCGCCAACAAGAAGATGAGCAAAGTGGAGACGCTGCGCTCCGCGGTCGAGTACATCCGCGCGCTGCAGCAGCTGCTCGACGAGCACGACGCCGTGAGCGCAGCCTTCCAGTCGGGCGTCCTGTCCCCCAGCGTCGCGCACAGCTACTCCAACGACATGAACTCAATGGCCGGCTCGCCTGTCTCCTCATACTCGTCAGACGAAGGATCCTACGACCCTCTCAGTCCAGAAGAGCAGGAGCTCCTAGATTTCACCAACTGGTTTTGA